Part of the Hoplias malabaricus isolate fHopMal1 unplaced genomic scaffold, fHopMal1.hap1 scaffold_394, whole genome shotgun sequence genome, gtgtttGTTCTCAAGTCTGAAGAAGACTTGAGAGAGGAGCAAGTTTCTAGAGTTCTATCTTCATTTCCCAAGAGTATAAACACCCCCCACACTTTGTACAGCTTCAAACCAAACTCTTTGAGTGATTAACCTGGCTGACCCAGGTACTTCAGAGGCAGAGTGAAGACAGGATTCTTTCTTAAATGCACCATAAAGGAATTGTGTGCTTCAAATTACCTTCCTTACTTGTTGCTTAACTCTGGAACTGAAACTAAACTGAACTGGAACTAAATATTGGAGGTGTTTCAAAAATGTACACCAACAAAAAAGCTAATATATTCAAACCTGTATATATGTACCATGTGGAGTTGTACTCTTGAAAACCCTTTTGGTTTGCAGCCAGCCGCTCTACTGCattcttcatattttataactAATCAGTTTAATTAAATGAATCATCGTCAATTCTTACATGTTCATGCTATCTAACATACAGTGATTCTGGAGCACATGAACTCAAGGTTTACAAGCTCAGTTCCAAGTATTAACAGACAAAAAAGCCCCAGCATTTCTCTTTGCAGGGCAATTgaagtgttctctggagtgataaacCCACATTCAAAACATGTTCAACATGTTGGAGGGGTGTTTCAGTGGAGGTGTATTCAGCACTAATCACCTAAcctcagtatctgacctcacttaAGTACATTATTGCCATCTAATCATCACATCAATTATCCAATATTAGGATGACCagatctttcattcattcattatctgtaacccttatccaattcagggtcgcggtgggtccagagcctaccaggaatcattgggcgcaaggtgggaatacaccctggagggggcgccagtccttcacagggcaacacacacacacacacatacggacactttttgagtcgctaatccacctactaacgtgtgtttttggactgtgggaggaaaccggagcacccggaggaaacccacgcagacacagggagaacacaccacactcctcacagtcacctggaggaaacccacgcagacacggggagaacacaccacactcctcaaagacagtcacccggaggaaacccacgcagacacggggagaacacaccacactcctcacagaccttacacctttatttgctacacaaaacatagaaatttcttttttaattcatccgagaacttacgtTTACATTTCAGCATTGCTGCTcaagatgagggtaggtacatgagcttcgtctgagtagggtgaccagacgttctcttttacccggacatgtcctcttttttagacttaaaaatgaccaggcggaatttcacaaacatccgggattttgtttttctagagctaccgttattggtcgttaaccttctctgtaaacatttaattggtcagtctgcacgtcagtagtccttgtttacgtcaggcaaagctcatgtacccaccctcatctcgagcagctatgccgaaacgtaaatgtaagttctcggatgaattaaaaaagaaatttctatgttttgtgcagcaaataaaggtttaaaggacctaaaaggacacataggttcagctaagaatacaacggcagcaaggggcgagagctcatcactcCAACCCGCCCCgagatgtgtcctctttttctgcatcttagatctggtcaccctatgcctgaggtaaacaaggactactgatgtgcagactgaccaatgaaatgtttacagagaaggttttTGACCAATAATGGTGGCTCTACAGTCAGACAGTCAGAACttcctacactgaagttctcatggactactaacatcaccagtagattgaccagaggaggatgggtcactccttgtgagccttggttcctcccaaggtttcttcctcagctgggggagtttttccttgccactgtcgcccctggcttgctcacttgagggttttacatttgtctttacatttcatgtcaaatcttgtcttactggaattctgtgaagctgcttttcacaacatcagttgtgaaaagcgctatataaataaatttgattgattgattgagaccgtgcaatcagaagattttaggctacttcaccacgcccccttctcactcaagcgaaccaatcggagtagggggacgggactagtttgtgaacaaaacgcttccgaagttctatgtaagctctagaaaaacaacatcccggacgtttgtgaaattccacccggacattttttttaactctaaaCAAGAGGACAtatccgggtaaaagaggaagtCTGGTCACTCTATCCAATATGTTAACTATTGAGTGGCTCTATAGTCTCAAGTCTCAATTACTTAGTTAACATAAGGCCAACATTGAGGAATGTTTATGTAAagctgtgaaaaaaaacaaaaaacacagaggggtGTGTTGGACTATCCGCTTAGTTTAACTAGTTAACACACAAATtctgggtatatatatatatatatatatatatatatatatatatatatatatatatatatatatatatataggtaacCAACATGATTAAATTTTGGCCATTATTCCGCAAAGCAGGACTTCCCAGACAGATAACCTGACACTGGATTTAATAATCTGGCTAAAGTAAGAGGcgctgctttgtgaaatacccTCTGGTTTGTAGAGTACCCAcaaggtgtccacaaacttgtggaaaacattacaaaaacaaaagcgTGACGTCTGATTCACGCGCGTTCTCGCGCACGCGCAGTGTTGTACCTGGCGGCTCCATTTTGGTGGCGAAGCtgttagctttagctttagcttttaGCGGTGGGCGGGAAAGGAGCCGCATTATGAggattttaaaacatattctaGATACAACAGCGAGGATATAAGGTGTAAAGACATAGAGGATGGTAACGGGTTTGAATATTGGACGGTGACTTGGTGTTTGTGAGGAATATACCTGTAAAACCCCAAGTGACCGGCTCGGAGCACCGTTATAGGAGTTAATTTtactgtgattgtgtttgttgtttattaaaaGACAAATATCATATTAAGTGTGCTTTACAGTCACTCTAAAGGCGAGGATCCGTCCCCAGTTGAGCACAAATGGACGGTGAAGATGAAGCCTTTTCAGGGAGTCATTCAGGTAGCGTTTATTTTAATGGCTTTGTCACGAAACTGGAGAAAATGTGCTTTAGTTCCACTTTGTAAATGCATTGtctctgtgtattttatataaacttCACTATAAATCTCTTCACTACACGGGCTTTCACTGCTGAGTGAAGCCGATGTTAAAGTCTTAACGTTCAATTACAGTGTTCAcgtgttttgttattttactgATGGAAAAAGGGGTTTGATAACAGTTATAACTGGTTATACACTAGCTGCATGGCCAAACAAAAGGGCGAACACACTAAAAACTGATTTGCCGTTTAATCAGTTTCACATTCCATATTAATTTCACTGTGTagttgttggctggatattaaTAGTTTGttggctattctcagtccagcagtgacactgaagtgtttaaaaactccagcagcagagGTGTCTAATCCAGTCTTACACACAATTTACCAAGTCAGTGCTACTACAgtactgagaataatccaccacccaaataaaaGCAACTGTGCTGTGGTCTTATGGAGTACTGACTGGAGAAGAACAGGCTGAAAGGGAGAGTTGTGTTAAAAGTCAAAGTGAAATGGTTTATTGTAGAGAAGCTTACAGACTGATTCCAATATAGTGGTCACGGTGGAATCAGGAGGTATGTAAAATGCTAACTGTTCTGTTGGGTGAAtaactggcttttttttttaaaataaattaacagtCAGACTCAATACACTGTTATTAGGAACATTTAAAAGTATGTTTCtttgttacattttaattaacgTTTTGGCTATTTTTATGCAGACGATGGCAGTGGGACACCTGTCCAGGATGAGAATGCACTGGGGTCAGATGCTGATGAGGAAATGAGAGGAGGATCACACCAGTCTGAGGTTCAAAAAACTATTCTTTGAGATTGGTCTCTTGGTTTTCTGTGCCTTGCAGTatattatacatgtttttaaaaaatgattgtttgtttttgtttatgcaGCAAATGACAGTACACACCTCTCAGAtatttaaagtaataaaaatcTGTTGTTAAAATGAATGCCATGTTgttattataaaatgtgttttgagtAAAAGCACAGAGTATGACattgtcgtttttttttttttatcttgacATTGTAAATTACATTGTCATTGTATCCCTGGTCTACAGTAATACTATTGGGAGACAGGGGTTCAAGTGATACTTTTAGAACAACAAATGACTACTTGTTTTATTAAAGTGACATTAAAAGAAGAGCATATACCATCATTGGTTTAAAGCACTGCTGAGATAAAGCATCAAAAACATTGTACTGTCTTCCTCTTGTGGAGAGGTTTTAGACTGCTGAACATGGGTAaatgagttacaagccagaTCCATTAGTTGTGCTGGTACTAATAACTTTATTACTGTTTGTTTTGATATTATGCTACTCTTCTAATATTATTCTACTGTGTCTTTGCCTCAACATTCAAATCTGAGAAATTGTTACTGGCCTAAtggctgtgtgtctgtctggaTTGGCAGAATGAAGGCAGTGACAGGGAAGATGCAGCACCACGTGGAGGAGACAGTGAATCTGAACATGAGGATGGTGGCAGAGTCGGAGCCAGCGATTCAGAACCAGAACCCCGTCGTCCTGCTGACAGTAGTGAAGATGACAACGACAATGAAGGCTCATCACCCAAACGAAGGGGAAGCACTTCAGACACAGAGGAGCCACAGAAAGCTCAGGCTAGCGAATCAGATGAAGAACcgagtaggaggaggaggagctcaGAATCTGGCAGCGAATCAGACGAAGAAAAAACTAAATCGAGAACACAGAGGGAGTCTGATGGCGAGGATCAGGAAgatggagaagagagaaaggaggatgAAGAGGGGGGACAGAGGAAAGCAGTGATTAACTCAGacagtgaggaagaggaggagaggaagccCAAAGTGGACGCTGGAAGTGATGAGGAGGAAGAGCGTCATCAACGGACTCTAGCGGACAGCGATGGTGAAGATGAGGGGGAGAAGCCAGGTATGCTCATGTTGAATGCATTAAAGCATGGTAAAAAATAATGGTCACTCTGTTGTATGAGTAATCGAGTACTGTATCAGATGCTTAGGtgatttgttgtgttttgagcgttttttaaacaacacaaaatgagCTTAACATATTATACAATGCCCTTCCATGATACAAGAATACTGTAAGTAATCTGTGTCCTTAGCACAGCGAGTTTAGGATATGAGTTTATTTGATGTCCTGCAGGTAtcagaacattttaaaacagttttgaGGAATCAGTTATGTTGAGTCTTATTCTTCACTCAGCTGCCACTCATGGTTTTTTCGTTGATTTGTGAAGCAGTAAACATCAATGAGGTATAAATGTAGTGGCCTTTATGAACACAAACATTATGCAAGGCACCTACAAATTATAATAGTGTTATACATGTATTAGATTGATATAGTTAACGGCACAGTTGCAAACCCCTTTTCTATCGCTCTTTTGCATATTTGCACAATAGTCTACTTATTTCCACCTTGTCCGAGCATGGAAAACCCACTAATCATTGAGGCAATGTTCTCCACttacctttttttctttcctccctttcttctctcctctctcattaAACACCCTGCAGTTTTTCCTCACTGTTTCACAAACCACCAGCACTCCATCTGTGCCTGTATATGGCTTGcctgtatgtgttttatttgagCACACTGTCGAGTACTCTTCTATGTTCTGGTGATTAATAAATATGGTTTAGTTCACACAATGAATTTTGGAGAGTAATATATTGCCTCTGGGATCTTCTCAATCATTTGATGGGggattttgttatttattgaaATCTTgactttattcttttttaagttttaagatATTGGTTCGGTTAAATATTAAAGATGATGTTGATCTTTATGATCCGTATAATTTCAGTGAAGAGGAAGAAGGCCATTCTGTCTGAcagtgaggatgatgatgaaatAAAAGGTATAGTTCTCTCAGCTCTCACTTTCTTTTGAGtactgatataaatatatttgaagtaaaGCTGTATATGTCGATATAATTAGAatagcatttaaatatttatgtcattCCCGTTGTTGCTGTGATGTGTCTCTCCAAAGCTGTGAAGAAGAGCAGGGCTGTGTCTGATGATGACTCTGACAGCGATGAAGGCTCTGAAGCTCCGGATAAAACTGTAGCAGCAAAACTGCGAGAGCTGGGCTCAGACAGTGAGGATGAAGATGACAAGATGAAGATGGACACAGGCAAAAAAGACgagaaaacactttttggcaGTGACAGCGACTCTGATAACAATGAGGAAGAGTAAGTGAAAATGATCTTAAATTACTTCTCTCATTTTGTGTGCCTTCCTAATATTCTTCAAGGCTTTCCCGAGTTTAAGGCTCGTTTTATAAATTTCTGCTTACTGACTGGTTTTTATGGGCTTTTTGTACGTGTGCGCAAAACCTTGTTTCTCTGTTCCACAGGAAAATGATTGCTGATATTTTTGGAGAGTCTGGAgatgaggaaggagaagagttCACGGTGAGACAGTGCAGTAACATTTAGGACAGaatttctgctttttttaagtgaaagaaatTAGGCagtttaaaacaattatttggtcata contains:
- the LOC136682444 gene encoding protein IWS1 homolog, with protein sequence MDGEDEAFSGSHSDDGSGTPVQDENALGSDADEEMRGGSHQSENEGSDREDAAPRGGDSESEHEDGGRVGASDSEPEPRRPADSSEDDNDNEGSSPKRRGSTSDTEEPQKAQASESDEEPSRRRRSSESGSESDEEKTKSRTQRESDGEDQEDGEERKEDEEGGQRKAVINSDSEEEEERKPKVDAGSDEEEERHQRTLADSDGEDEGEKPVKRKKAILSDSEDDDEIKAVKKSRAVSDDDSDSDEGSEAPDKTVAAKLRELGSDSEDEDDKMKMDTGKKDEKTLFGSDSDSDNNEEEKMIADIFGESGDEEGEEFTGFNQEELEGEKQQGAPKGLKEAADYSDSDDDIDKGKDTSFMSDFDMMLARKKAQSGKRKRHRDGGTFISDADDVVSAMITKMTEAAEEDRTLNSQKKPALKKLMLLPTVVMHLKKQDLKETFIDSGVMTAIKEWISPLPDKSLPALRIREELLKILQELPSVSQETLKMSGIGRAVMFLYKHPKESRPNKDLALKLINEWSRPIFGLSSNYKCMTREERQQRDLDQQIAPRRRLSSGGQTPRRDLEKVLTGEEKALRPGDPGFCARARVPMPSNKDYVVRPKWNVETDSNRVSGRDFGYLFVGFEEDRII